The nucleotide sequence CGTAGGCTGGGCCGGGTGGGTCCTGACACGTCCGGCCGCGAGTACTTCTGGCTCGCGCCGCTCGGCCTCGTCCTCGTCGGCGCGGGGGTGAGCGTCGCGGTCGACGCGGCGGCGCGGCGCGCGGCGGGTGCGGCGACCCGACGGTGGGTGGGCCAGGGAACGGCCGGGCTCGTGCTGCTCAACAGCGGCCTGTCGGTGTTCGGCGACGCCGTCCGGCGGCGGGCGGTCGCACTCGCCCGCTGACCCTCCGGGCCGTGCGCGTGGGCGCGTGCGCGTCCGGGGTAGCACACCTGCATGACAGCGGAGCCGGAGCACGTGGACGTCGTCGTCGTCGGCGGTGGGGCCGCCGGGCTCAGCGCCGCGCTGGTCCTCTCCCGCGCCCGGCGGGACGTCGTCGTCGTCGACGCCGGCAGCCCCCGCAACGCCCCGGCCGCGCACGCCCACGGCTACCTCGGGCGGGAGGGCGTCGAGCCGCTCGAGCTGCTGCGGCTCGGGCGCGAGGAGGTCCGCGCCTACGGCGGACGCGTCGAGACCGGCGTCGTCGACGCCGTCGTCCACGGCCCCGGCGGCGCGTCGTGGCGCTACGAGGTGCGCTGCGTCGACGGCCGGTCGTGGCGCTGCCGGGCCCTCCTCGTGTGCACGGGGCTGTCCGACGAGCTGCCCGGTGTGCCGGGGCTGCGGCAGCGCTGGGGCCGCGACGTCCTCCACTGCCCGTACTGCCACGGCCGTGAGGTCGCCGACCGGCGTGTCGGGGTGCTCGCGACGAGCCCGGGCTCCTTCCACCAGGCGGAGCTGGTGCGGCAGTGGTGCGCCGACGTCGTCCTCCTCGCGCACGGGCTCGCCGTCGGCGAGGAGCAGCGCCGGCGCCTCGACGTGCTCGGCGTCGACGTCGTCGAGCAGCCGGTCGACCGCCTCCTCGTCACCGACGACGCGCTGCGTGGGGTGCGCCTGTCCGACGGGTCCGACGTCGGCGTCGAGGCGCTCTTCGTCGGACCGGTCTTCCGCGGCACGGACACCTTCCTGCTGGGGCTCGGCGCCTCGACGCAGCGGCGTTCGGAGGGCTCGTGGGTCGTCGTCGACGACCGCGGCCGGACGAGCGTGCCGTGGCTGTACGCGGCCGGGAACGTCGTCGACCCCGCCGCGCAGGTCGTCGACGCGGCGTCCGCCGGTTCCCGCGCGGCCGTCACGGTGAACGGCGACCTCGTCGACGCCGACGTCGAGGCGGCGCTCGCGCGGCGCTGACGTCTGGCCCGACGGCGAGGGCTCTGTCAGGGTCGGGGGATGACCGCCCCGTGGTGGACCCGCAGCGTCGTGTACCAGGTCTACCCGCGCTCCTTCGCGGACTCCGACGGCGACGGGATGGGCGACCTCGGTGGCGTGCTCGAGCGGGTCGACCACTTCGTCGACCTCGGTGTCGACGTCGTGTGGCTCTCCCCGGTCTACCCCTCGCCGCAGGACGACAACGGATACGACATCAGCGACTACCGCGACGTCGACCCGGTGTTCGGCTCGCTCGCCCTCCTCGACGATCTCACCGACGCCCTCCACGACCGCGGCATCCGCCTCGTCATGGACCTCGTCGTCAACCACACCTCCGACGAGCACCCGTGGTTCGTCGCCTCACGGTCGTCGACGACGAGCCCGACGCGGGACTGGTACTGGTGGCGACCGCCACGCGATGGCGCGGCGCCCGGCGCACCCGGCGCCGAGCCGACGAACTGGCGCAGCGCCTTCGGCGGCTCCGCCTGGCAGCTCGACGAGGCGACGGGGGAGTACTACCTCCACCTCTTCAGCCGCAAGCAGCCCGATCTCAACTGGGAGAACCCCGAGGTCCGCCGGGCCGTCCACGACATGATGCGGTGGTGGCTCGACCGGGGCGTCGACGGCTTCCGGATGGACGTCATCAACTTCGTCTCCAAGCACGTCGAGCCCGACGGCACGCTGCACGACGGGCCGCCCATGCCGGGCTCGCCCTGGGGTGACGGGTCCGCCCAGTTCATGTCCGGGCCACGCATCCACGAGTTCCTCGGGGAGATGCACCGGGAGGTGTTCGAGGGCCGCACCGCCTTCGACGGCGGGCCGCTCCTCGTCGTGGGGGAGATGCCGGGCGTCACGGTCGAGGACGCCAGGCTCTTCACCGACCCCGCCCGGCGCGAGGTCGACATGGTGTTCCAGTTCGAGCACGTCGACCTCGACCACGGTCCCCACGGCAGGTACGACCCCCAGCCGCTGCGGCTCGTCGACCTCAAGACGTCGTTCGGACGGTGGCAGGCGGGCCTGGCGGAGGCGGGCTGGAACAGCCTCTACTGGGACAAGCACGACCAGCCGCGCATCGTGTCCCGCCTGGGCGACGACTCCCCGGCGCACCGGCGGGACTCCGCGACGTGCCTCGCGACCCTGCTCCACCTCCACCGCGGGACGCCGTACCTGTACCAGGGGCAGGAGATCGCGATGGCGAACTTCCCCTTCGAGCGGCTGCTCGACTTCCGCGACATCGAGTCCCTCGGCTGGGCGCACGAGCAGCAGGCCCTCGGGCGCGACGTCGCCGAGCTGCTGCCCGGCCTGCGGGCGCAGAGCCGGGACAACGCGCGCACGCCGGTGCAGTGGGACGACACCCGGAACGCCGGCTTCACGACCGGCGAGCCGTGGATCGCCGTCAACCCCGACCACACGACGTGGAACGTCGCCGCCCAGCGGGACGACCCGCGGTCCGTCCTCGCCCACTACCGACGGCTCATCGCGCTCCGCAAGGAGCTCGACGTCGTCGCGACCGGTGACTTCGCGATGCTCCTGCCGGAGCACGAGCAGGTGTACGCATTCCGCCGGCGGCTGCCCGGGGCGGACCCGGCCGAGCTGCTCGTCGTGTGCAACGTCGGCGGCGAGCCGGTCGACCTCGACGTGCTGCTGCCCGAGGCGGTGGGCCGGGAGCTGGTGCTCGGGAACCTCCCGGCGCCCGACGACGACGCCGTGCTGCGCGGCTGGGAGGCGCGGGTCCTCAGCGGTAGTTGACGAACTGGAGGGCGACGTCGAGGTCGGCGCCCTTGAGCAGCTGGATGACGGACTGGAGGTCGTCGCGGCTCTTGCCGGACACCCGCAGCTCGTCGCCCGTGATCTGCGTCTTGACGCCCTTGGGGCCCTCGTCGCGGATCAGCTTGCCGATCTTCTTCGCGTCCTCCTGGCTGATGCCCTCCTTGAGGGCGGAGTCGAGGACGTAGAGCTTGCCCGACGCCTTCGGCTCGCCCGAGTCGAGGGCCTTGAGGGAGACGCCGCGCTTCACGAGCTTCGACTGGAGGACGTCGAGGACGGCCTGCGCCCGCTCCTCGCTGTTGGCCTCGATGCGGATGGCGTCGTCACCGCGCCACGCGATCGAGGCGTCCGTGCCCTTGAAGTCGTACCGCTGCGCCACCTCCTTCGCGGCCTGGTTGAGCGCGTTGTCGACCTCCTGGCGGTCGAGCTTGCTGACGACGTCGAAGGAGGACTCGGAGGCCACGGCGGTGGGCACCTTTCCTGGGCTGGGTGTGCGGTCGGGCTCGTCCCGCGGGGCGCGCGGCGGTGCCGGGAGGCCCCGTGGGCTTGCTATCCTCGCACCGCTGCCGAGGCGTCCGCGCCCCGGCGAGCACCTACCCGGCAGGTTGCCCGAGCGGCCAAAGGGAGCTGACTGTAAATCAGCCGGCACAGCCTTCGCAGGTTCGAATCCTGCACCTGCCACGTGACGACGACGGCCCCGCAGCGCGCGCTGCGGGGCCGACGTGTCTCTCGGCGCGACCCGTGTGCGACCGCGCGCAGCGGGCACCGATGACGCATGATCGCTCTCCCCCTCCCGCTCCAGCAGGGCCTGACGATCGACTGGACCGACGTCCCGGTCTACAACACGGTGATGTCCGTCGCGGCCGGTGTGCCGGGCTGCTCCTGCTGGTCGACCTCGCCCGACGTCTGAGGCGCGGGGACGTCGTACGCCTCGAGGGCTGGGCGCTGGCGTTCACGGCCAACGGGGCGCTGCTGACGGCGACCGGCCTCCACATGACGCTGACGTGGCCGCTCGCGCCGGGTGGGTTCCCTACGACAACATCATCTTCGGTGAGCCCGCGCTGGTGCTCGGGGTCGTCCTGCTGGTCGTGTCGTTCGGGCTGTGGAGGCGCGGGGACCTGATAGCCGCCCCCGGCCCTGGGCGCGACGAGGCCCTCGGGGCGCTCGGGCTCCCGATGTCCGTGCTCGCAGTCGGTATCGGGCTCGGCTGCTTCGCCATCGCCGCCGCGACCGTCGGAGGGGTGGCGTGGACCCTGGCCGGCCTCGCGTTCCTCCTCTTCGGTGCGCTCAACTGCTACACGCACATCGAGCTGATCCTCGCGACGCAGCCCTCCGCCGGCTGAGCCCGACAGCAGGGGTGCGTCGCGGGGATCTCCCGCGCAAGCCGGCCACAGCGCAGGAACCTGGCGTCGCACCTGCAGGCCGGCGACGAGACGGACGCGCCCGTCCTGCGGTGTGGCCGCGCCGCGGCCCGACGCCTCAGCGGTCCGTCGCGGGGATCTCGGACCCGGTGGGGGCGTACCAGACGCCGTAGCGGAGCGTGGGGTCGATCTCGACGAGGCGGTGCGGCGCACCGATGATGAGCGGCCGCGGCACGAGGGCTCCGATGAGCAGCTCTCCGGGCTCTGCCCGGATCGCCTCCTGCGCAGGGTCGACGAGGCGGTAGTCGCGGTCGCCGAGCCAGTACTGGAAGGCCGTCCCGGTGAGCAGGAGCGGACGGTCGACGATGAGGGCGATGTCGGCGTCCGGGTACTCCTCGACGGTGTCGCGGAGGGTGAACAGCTGTCGGAGGCCGTCGTCGCGGGCGTCGATCGTGCGGTGCTCGGCGACGAAGGAGCCCGTGACGGCGGCGGCCCCGAGCGCGACGAGGACGACCCCGGCGAGCGTCGCCGGCGGCACGGCCCGCGCCTGCAGCCAGCGGATGGCGACGAGCACGACGAGCGCGGCGAGGGTCGCCTGGACCCACGGCACCCGGAGCTCGCCGTCCGGTACCCAGTCCCACATCTCGATGCCGGGCGGGTTGAGCTGCACGAGCCCGCCGACGATGCCGCCGACCGCGAACAGGACCACCGCGACGCCGAGACCGAGCAGCCCCACCGCCCACACGGCACGGCGCCACATGAGCCGGTCGAGCCGGCCCGTGACGACGACCGTGAGGCCGACCACGGCGAGCAGGGACCACACGGGGTCCATGTAGCGGCCGTACACGACCTGGTCGAGGCGACCGGCGCCGACGGTGAGCCGGGTCGAGAGGTAGAACGCGCCGACCAGCAGCTGCCCCAGGCCGATCGCGAGGAGAACGCCGTAGGGGCCGGGGGAGCGCTGCTCCCACTCGCGACGGGCGAGGCGGAGCAGCCACAGGACCGCGACGACGGTCATGCCGCCCCACGCGACCGCCCCGTACCAGGCGTGCCCCACGGTCAGCGACGTCATGAAGCCGATGTGGAGCTGGCCGATCTGGTCCCCGGCGGCCGAGAACCGGTCGACCTCGCCGTAGAGCCGCGCCTCGACGAGGCGGTTCGCGACGACGGACCCGGCGACGCCGGCCGCGCCGAGCGCGACGACCACCCAGCCGCCCCGCGGGCGGGTGCGCCACGCCCACCACGCGACGACGACGACGAGCAGTGCCGCGGTCGGTACGAACCGGGAGTGGACGAGGCCGAGGTAGCCGGCGGTGAGCGCGAGTGCCGCCGCGGTGCCGGTGCGGGAGGCGACGGGCAGGCCCACGCGGCGGACCAGCCCGACGGGGCCCTGCGGACGCGTCGCGGTCGTCCCGTCGTCCCACAGCCGGAGCACGAGGAGGAAGGACAGGGCGACGAGGAGACCGATGAGGGCCTCCGGCAGGGCGTAGCCGGTGTACAGCGCCCGACCCGGCGCGACCGCGACGACCCCGCCCACGAGGAGGGCGGCGCGGGGACCGGCGCCGAGCCGACGCGACACCGCCGCCCACACGACGACCGCGACCGTCGCGAGCACGACGTTGACGGCGACCGAGAGGTGCAGGAACGTCACCGGGCTGTCCGCCACCGACCACAGCGGCGACACGAGCAGCCCCCAGCCCGCGGAGTACCCGCCGGCGTGCGGCGGCATGATGAGGTCGGCGCCGCCGCCCCCGCCGAGCAGGCGCGCGGCCATGAGGTAGCCGATCTCGTCCTTCGTCTGGACCGGTGCCGTGGCGTCGAGGCTCAGCGCCGTCTGCACCGCCGCCACGGCCGCGAGCACGAGCACCCACTGCCACGGGCGGGCGCCGGGCCGGGTGGTGCGCGGGGCCCGCGCGGGCGCGGTCGCACGGACCGGCGTCGCCGCGGTCGTGACCGGGGTCGGCCCGGCGGCGTCGATCGAGGTGTCCATCGTCTCCGAGTGTCGCGTACGGGGACGGGTGCCGCGTGACGGCGGCGTTGCAGCGCGGTCACGGATCGGGCACGATCCGGCGGGCGCGAGCACGGTCCGGGGTCCTGTACCCTCGTTCCTCGTCGCCCCGATAGCTCAGTCGGCAGAGCGTCTCCATGGTAAGGAGAAGGTCTAGGGTTCGATTCCCTATCGGGGCTCTGACGGGTGCCTGGCGACAGGCACCCACCAGGCGGTGTAGCTCAGCTGGTAGAGCAAGCGGCTCATAATCGCTGTGTCGTCGGTTCGAGTCCGGCCACCGCTACCGATCCTCCTCGACACCTGCAACGGAAGGTCTGGTCCCATGGCCGCCAAGAGCGCTGACGTCCGCCCCAAGATCACCATGGCGTGCACCGAGTGCAAGGAGCGGAACTACATCACGAAGAAGAACCGGCGGAACGACCCCGACCGGCTCGACCTCGCGAAGTTCTGCCCGCGCTGCGGCAAGCACACCACGCACCGCGAGACCCGCTGACGCGGGCGTGAGCCTCGACCCAGGGCTCGTCGGCCGGGAGTACCGGTCCGACGAGCCCTTCGTCGTCGGGCGCGAGGCCGTCCGCGAGTTCGCGCGTGCCGTCCGGGCGGTGCACCCGTGGCACCACGACACCGCTGCCGCCCGGGACGCCGGCCACCCCGACGTCGTCGCGCCGCCGACCTTCGCGGTCGTCGTCGCGCAGGGCGCGACGCAGCGCCTCGTCGACGACCCCGAGGTCGGGATCGAGTACTCCCGGGTCGTCCACGGCGAGCAGGGCTTCGTCGCGCACTCGCCGATCGTCGCGGGCGACGAGCTCGTCACGACGACGACCCTCGCCGGCCTGCGCCAGGCGGCGGGCGTCGACATGCTGACGCTGCGCACCGAGGTCACGACGAGCGCAGGCGAGCCCCGCAGCACCGTCACCGCGATGCTCGTGCACCGGGGCGCCGACTCGTGAGCCTGCGAGGGTTCGACACGGTCGCGGTCGGAGACACGCTGCCCGTGCTCACCGTGGAGCTCGACCGGGCCGCGCTCGTCGCGTACGCCGCCGCCTCCGGCGACCACAACGCGATCCACTGGAGCGACCGTGTCGCCCAGGAGGTCGGCCTGCCCGGCGTCATCGCCCACGGCATGCTGACGATGGGCGTGGCGTCCCGGACGCTCACCGAGTGGGCGGGGGAGCCGACCGCGGTCGTCGCGTACTCCACGCGCTTCACCCGCCCCGTCGTGGTCCCGGACCCGGGTGTGGTGGTCCTCGAGGTCTCCGGGTCCGTCCGGAGCACCGACGCCGACGCGCGCGAGGTCGTCGTCGACCTGACGGTGGGCGTCGGCGGCGAGACCGTCCTCACGAAGACGCGGGCGACGCTCCGCCTCGCCTGAGCGCGTGCACGAGGTCCGGGCGCCGTTCAGCCCGGCGGCGGCCCGGTCGTCGCACCGACCCGCAGCCGCACCGGCAGGGTGACGTCGCTCGCCGGGCCTCCCGCCAGCCGGGCGAGGACCGCGTCGGCGGTCGCGCGGGCCTTCTCGGTGACAGGCTGCACGAGGGTCGTCAGCTGCAGCGGCAGCCACGGGATCTCGACCCCGTCGAACCCGACGACGCTCACGTCCCCCGGGACGTCGAGGCCGAGGTCGCGGCACCCCTGCACGACGCCCGCCGCCAGCACGTCGCTCTGCGCGACCACGGCCGTCGGCCGTTCCCCGACGTCGTCCCCGAGCAGCCGCACGGCCGCGTCGCGGCCGGCCTCGACCGTGTTCGTCGGGCACTCCACGACGGCCACCGGCGCGAGCACGTCCTCGACGCCGGCCAGCCGCGCGGTGGAGTCGGCGAAACCCGCGAGGGCGCGCCGCGACGCGGTGAGCGCCCCGCTGCTGCCGTCGAGGCGCCACGGCATCGTCACGACACCCACGCGTGCGTGGCCGAGCCCGGCGAGCAGCCGGGCCGCGTGCCGGGAGCCGTCCCGGTCGTCGATCCGGACGAGGCTGGCTCCCGGGGCCTCAGGACCCTCGATCGCGACGACCGGCACCCCGCGGCCGAGGACCACGGGCAGGCTCGGGTCGTCCGGCAGCCCGCCCGTCGCGTAGACGACGGCGTCCATCGGCGCCGTGCGGTACTGCTCCGCCGGCTGGCCGCCGACGTCGTGGACCATCGGGAGCAGGAGGATCGCGAGGCCCTCGCCCGCGAGCGCGTCGACGAGGCCGTCGAGCAGCGTCGCGACGTAGGGGTCGCGGAAGGCGTCACGGATGCGCTCGCCGACGACGACCCCGACGACGCCGGAGCGGCCGCGACGCAGCGACGCCGCCGTGGGGTCGGGGCCCGCGTAGCCGAGGGACTGCGCCGCGTCGAGCACCCGCCGCCGCGTCGCCTCCGCGACCGGTCCGGCGCCGCTGAAGGCGAGGGACGCCGTCGAGGCCGACACCCCGGCCGCGGCGGCGACGTCCTGCAGCGTCGGGCGGCGGGGCCGGGCGGGCCGCGACGGGCGGTCGATGGTCGGCTCCTTCCGGCCGCTCGGTCGTGCGGCGGCTCGTCTCGACGGGTTGGCGTCCGCCCCAGTCTGCCGTACGATCGAATCGATTCGATCCATCCCCGGCGCAGCCGAGCACCACCAGGAGAAGCGTTGTCCCTGCCCGCCCCCGCGGACGGCCGTCCCGTGCCGCCCGCCGACGCCCGTCCGTCCCTCGCCCCCGACGAGGTCGCCCGCGCCGTGCGCGCGGCGACGTGGTCGGTCTACGCGGTCTTCGCCGCCAACGGCGTCCTCATCTCCACGCTGCTCGCACGGCTGCCCGCGGTCCGCGACGACCTCGGGCTCTCCCCGCAGCAGCTCGGGCTCCTCCTGCTCGCCGGGTCGGTCGGGTCCCTGCTGGCGCTGCCGACCGCGGGCGCCCTCGTCCAGAAGCTCGGTGTCCGTCCCGTCGTCCTCGCGGGCGCCGTGCTCGCGACCACGGGCGTCGCGTTCGTCGGGGTGGCGCCGGACCGGACGTTCCTGGCGGCGGGCCTGTTCGTCTGGGGCTTCGCCAACGGGGCGTGGGACGTCGCGATGAACGTCGAGGCGGCGGACGTGGAGCGGCGCCTCGGCGTCACGATCATGCCGCGCTTCCACGGCCTGTGGTCCGTCGGGACCGTCGTGGGCGCCGGCATCGCCGCGGGGGTCGCCTTCCTGACGATCGGCCGCGGGCCCCACCTCGTCGTCATGGCGGGCGTCGTGCTCGTCCTCGCGGTGCTTTCGGTCCGCTCGTTCCTGCCGGCCGCGCTCGGCTCCCGCGGAGCTGCGGCGGAGCACGCGGAGACCGAGGCCGCGCGGGTCGCCGCGGGCGGGGAGCGGGCGCGCACCTACTCCCTCCTCGACGCGTGGCGCGAGCCCCGCACCCTTCTCGTCGGGCTCACGATGCTCGGCTTCGCCCTCGCCGAGGGCATCGCCGGTGACTGGCTCGCCATCGCCGTGGTCGACTCGCGCGACGCCGCCGAGTACGTGGGCGTCGCGATGTACTGGGTGTTCCTCGTCAGCGTCATGGTGGGGCGTTTCGTCGGCCCGGTCGTCCTCGACCGCTACGGGCGCTACCGGCCCCTGCTCGTCATGGCGGGCATGGTCGTGGCCGGCGTGCTCACCGTCGTCCTGGTCCCGGGGGTCGTCGGTGCCGCGATCGGTGCCCTGCTGTGGGGGATCGGCGCGAGCCTCGGGTTCCCCGTCGGGATGACGGCCGCCGCGGACGACCCGGTGCGGGCGGCCGTGCGGGTGTCCGTCGTCGCCTCGATCGCCTACACGGCGTTCCTCGCCGGCCCGCCGCTCGTCGGGCTCCTCGGGGAGCGGTTCGGCACCGACCTCGCGCTGCTCACCGCGGTGGGCGCGGCGCTGCTCGCCGCTGCGTGCGCCGTCGGGATGCGGCCCGTGCCGCCGTCGCTCGGTGGCGCCTCGGACGGTGCCGGGGCGCCGGGGGACCCCGGGCTCGACGTCGCGGCGGGGGAGCCGGCCGTCCGCGGCTAGCCTGAGCCGGTGCCGACCACGCTCGCCGACCTCACGACGCTGCGGGTCGGCGGCCCGGCCGGCCGGCTCGTGACCGCCGGCTCGCCCGACGAGCTCCTCGCCGCCGTCCAGGACGTCGACGCCCGTGGCGACCGCCTCCTCCTCGTCGCGGGCGGGTCGAACCTCGTCGTCTCCGACGAGGGGTTCCCCGGCACGGTCGTCCACGTCCGCCCGCCCGCAGCCGACGCCGCGTCCGGCGACCTGCCCGGACGGGCGGACCGGGCCCACCCGCTCGCGGGCGTCACGGTCCCCGACGTCGGCTACTGCGGCGGCGCCGACGTCCTCGTCGAGGCCGGCGTCGTGTGGGACGACCTCGTCGCGCTCGCGGTGGCGAAGGGGTGGTCCGGTCTCGAGGCGCTGTCCGGGATCCCCGGCAGCGTCGGCGCCACCCCGGTGCAGAACGTCGGCGCCTACGGGGCGGAGGTCGCCGACACCGTCGCCTCCGTCCAGGTGTGGGACCGGGTGGAGCAGCGCACGCGCACGCTGTTCAACCGCGACTGCGCGTTCTCCTACCGCGACTCCCTCCTCAAGCGCGCGGCCCGGGAGGGCCCGGACGGTGGCGACCGCTACGTCGTCCTGCGCGTCCGTTTCCAGCTGCCCGTGGCTGACCTCTCGGCCCCCGTGCGCTACGCCGAGCTCGCCCGCCGCCTCGGCGTCGGGGTGGGGGAGCGGGCGCCGCTCGGCGCCGTCCGGGAGGCCGTCCTCGCGCTGCGGGCCGGCAAGGGCATGGTGCTCGACCGGCCCGAGGCGCCCGACCCCGACACGTGGAGCGTCGGCTCGTTCTTCACCAACCCGGTGGTCCCGGCCGCGGCCCTGCCGGGCTCCCTCGACGGGGCCCCACGCTGGCCGGCCGGGACGGGTGAGGACGGCGCGGAGCTCGTCAAGCTCCCGGCGGCGTGGCTCATCGAGCACGCCGGCATCGCGAAGGGGCACGGCCTGCCGGGCCCGGCCGCCGTGTCGACGAAGCACACCCTCGCCCTCACCAACCGGGGCGGTGCCCGCGCCGCCGACGTCGTCGACCTCGCGCGCGAGGTGCGCGACGCCGTGCGCCAGGCGTTCGGGGTCGTCCTCGTGCCCGAGCCGCGCCTGGTCGGCGTCAGCCTCTGACGACTGCGGGCTCCGCGGGGGCCGGGGTGGCGAGCCACGCGTCGACCTCGCCGAGCCAGCGGCGCCTGTCGGGCTCCTCGACGCGCGCGAGGCGCAGGCTCGCGCGCGCGAGGTCCGCGAGGGCCGCGTCGTCCAGCCCCCACACGTCGCGGGCGGTCGCGTACTGCGCGACGAGCCGGGAACCGAAGAGGAGCGGGTCGTCCGCCCCGAGCGCGACGGAGGCGCCGGCCCGCAGCAGCGCCGGACCGGGGACCGCGCCCGCGTCGGCGTACACGCCGAGCCCGACGTTGCTCGCCGGGCACACCTCGAAGCCGACGCCGGCGTCGACGAGCCGGCGCAGCAGCCCGGGGTCCTCGCTGCTGCGGACGCCGTGACCGAGGCGGTCCGGCCGCAGGACGTCGACGACCTCCGCGACGTGGTCGGCCCCCAGCAGCTCCCCGCCGTGCGGGACCGCCGCGAGGCCGGCCCGCCGCGCGATGTCGAACGCGCGGGCGAACTCGGCCGTGTCGCCGCGCCGCTCGTCGTTGCTCAGCCCGAAGCCGACCACCTCGCCGGGCCCCGTGCCGGCGTAGCGGGCGGCGAGACGGGCGAGCGCCCGCGCGTCGAGCGGGTGGCGCAGGCGGCTCGCGGCCACGACGACGGCGACGTGGCAGCCCGTGGTGCGGCTCGCGTCGCGGGCGGCGTCGAGCACGACCTCGAGGGCGGAGGTGAGGCCCCCGACGAGAGGCGCGTACGACGTCGGGTCGATCTGGAGCTCCAGGTGCCGGGAGCCCTCGGCGGCGTCGTCGGCCGCGGCCTCGAGGACGAGCCGGCGCATGTCGTCGGCGGTACGGACGCAGGCCCGCGCCGCCTCGTACAGGCGCTGGAAGCGGAACCAGCCCCGCTCGTCCGGGGGCAGCCGCAGGAGGTGGTGCTCGCGCAGCACCGCCGGCAGACGCAGGTCGTGCCGCTCCGCGAGGTCGCTGAGCGTGCCCGGCCGCATCGACCCGGTGAAGTGGAGGTGGAGGTGCGCCTTCGGCAGTGTCGCGAGGTCGCGGCGGCCGGGCGGCGGAGGCATCGCGGCAGACTAGGACAGGGGGTCGCCGGACCTCCCGCCGAGCAGTCCGCGCTCCTGCGCGACGAGCACGGCCCGGGTGCGGTCGTCGACGTCGAGCTTGGTGAAGACCCGCAGCAGGTGCGTCTTCACCGTCGCCTCGCCGATGTGGAGGTGCCGTCCGATCTCCGCGTTGCTCCACCCCTGGGCGACCCCGCGCAGGACGTCGGCCTCCCGGGCGGTGAGGGCCGGGCCGGGGGCGCGGACACGCTGGACGAGGCGCGCGGCGACCGACGGGGCGAGGACCGTCTCGCCGCGAGCGGCGGCGCGCACACCCTCGACGAGCACGTCGGCGGGGGAGTCCTTGAGGAGGTAGCCGCGCGCACCGGCCTCGACCGCGCGGAGGATGTCGGCGTCCGTGTCGTACGTCGTGAGGACGAGGACCGCCGCCGCCGGGTCGAGCGCGAGCACGCGCTCCGTCGCACCGGCGCCGTCGAGGCGCGGCATCCGCAGGTCGGTGAGCAGCACGTCGGGCCGCAGCCGCTCGTGCAGGGCGACGGCCTCCTCCCCGTCGCCCGCCTCCCCGACGACCTCGACGTCGGCCTCGCCGGCGAGCAGCCCGACGATGCCGGCGCGCACGACGGGGTGGTCGTCGGCGACGAGCACCCGCACCGGACCGCCGCCGGTCACGGCTCCGGCACCTCGACCGCGAGGCGCGTCCCGCCGCCCGGGGCGGTCGCGACGTCGACCCGACCGCCGACGTCACCGGCACGGTCGCGGAGACCCCGGAGACCGAACCCGGTGGGGCCGTCGACATCGGGGTGGAGGCCGCGGCCGTCGTCCTCCACCACGAGCCGGACGGTGCCGCCGGAGCGGTCGAGACCGAGCCGGACCGAGGTCGCGGCCGCGTGCTTCCGCACGTTGGCGAGGCCCTCCTGCGCGGTGCGGAGCAGCACGACGGCGAGGTCCTGGTGGAGGTCGGTGTCGAGCCCGTCGAGGGCCGTCTCGTCGACGTCGACGGCGACCCGCACACCGGTCTCC is from Aquipuribacter nitratireducens and encodes:
- a CDS encoding NAD(P)/FAD-dependent oxidoreductase translates to MTAEPEHVDVVVVGGGAAGLSAALVLSRARRDVVVVDAGSPRNAPAAHAHGYLGREGVEPLELLRLGREEVRAYGGRVETGVVDAVVHGPGGASWRYEVRCVDGRSWRCRALLVCTGLSDELPGVPGLRQRWGRDVLHCPYCHGREVADRRVGVLATSPGSFHQAELVRQWCADVVLLAHGLAVGEEQRRRLDVLGVDVVEQPVDRLLVTDDALRGVRLSDGSDVGVEALFVGPVFRGTDTFLLGLGASTQRRSEGSWVVVDDRGRTSVPWLYAAGNVVDPAAQVVDAASAGSRAAVTVNGDLVDADVEAALARR
- a CDS encoding alpha,alpha-phosphotrehalase; its protein translation is MTAPWWTRSVVYQVYPRSFADSDGDGMGDLGGVLERVDHFVDLGVDVVWLSPVYPSPQDDNGYDISDYRDVDPVFGSLALLDDLTDALHDRGIRLVMDLVVNHTSDEHPWFVASRSSTTSPTRDWYWWRPPRDGAAPGAPGAEPTNWRSAFGGSAWQLDEATGEYYLHLFSRKQPDLNWENPEVRRAVHDMMRWWLDRGVDGFRMDVINFVSKHVEPDGTLHDGPPMPGSPWGDGSAQFMSGPRIHEFLGEMHREVFEGRTAFDGGPLLVVGEMPGVTVEDARLFTDPARREVDMVFQFEHVDLDHGPHGRYDPQPLRLVDLKTSFGRWQAGLAEAGWNSLYWDKHDQPRIVSRLGDDSPAHRRDSATCLATLLHLHRGTPYLYQGQEIAMANFPFERLLDFRDIESLGWAHEQQALGRDVAELLPGLRAQSRDNARTPVQWDDTRNAGFTTGEPWIAVNPDHTTWNVAAQRDDPRSVLAHYRRLIALRKELDVVATGDFAMLLPEHEQVYAFRRRLPGADPAELLVVCNVGGEPVDLDVLLPEAVGRELVLGNLPAPDDDAVLRGWEARVLSGS
- a CDS encoding YajQ family cyclic di-GMP-binding protein → MASESSFDVVSKLDRQEVDNALNQAAKEVAQRYDFKGTDASIAWRGDDAIRIEANSEERAQAVLDVLQSKLVKRGVSLKALDSGEPKASGKLYVLDSALKEGISQEDAKKIGKLIRDEGPKGVKTQITGDELRVSGKSRDDLQSVIQLLKGADLDVALQFVNYR
- the rpmG gene encoding 50S ribosomal protein L33, which translates into the protein MAAKSADVRPKITMACTECKERNYITKKNRRNDPDRLDLAKFCPRCGKHTTHRETR
- a CDS encoding FAS1-like dehydratase domain-containing protein; protein product: MSLDPGLVGREYRSDEPFVVGREAVREFARAVRAVHPWHHDTAAARDAGHPDVVAPPTFAVVVAQGATQRLVDDPEVGIEYSRVVHGEQGFVAHSPIVAGDELVTTTTLAGLRQAAGVDMLTLRTEVTTSAGEPRSTVTAMLVHRGADS
- a CDS encoding MaoC/PaaZ C-terminal domain-containing protein is translated as MSLRGFDTVAVGDTLPVLTVELDRAALVAYAAASGDHNAIHWSDRVAQEVGLPGVIAHGMLTMGVASRTLTEWAGEPTAVVAYSTRFTRPVVVPDPGVVVLEVSGSVRSTDADAREVVVDLTVGVGGETVLTKTRATLRLA
- a CDS encoding substrate-binding domain-containing protein; the protein is MDRIDSIVRQTGADANPSRRAAARPSGRKEPTIDRPSRPARPRRPTLQDVAAAAGVSASTASLAFSGAGPVAEATRRRVLDAAQSLGYAGPDPTAASLRRGRSGVVGVVVGERIRDAFRDPYVATLLDGLVDALAGEGLAILLLPMVHDVGGQPAEQYRTAPMDAVVYATGGLPDDPSLPVVLGRGVPVVAIEGPEAPGASLVRIDDRDGSRHAARLLAGLGHARVGVVTMPWRLDGSSGALTASRRALAGFADSTARLAGVEDVLAPVAVVECPTNTVEAGRDAAVRLLGDDVGERPTAVVAQSDVLAAGVVQGCRDLGLDVPGDVSVVGFDGVEIPWLPLQLTTLVQPVTEKARATADAVLARLAGGPASDVTLPVRLRVGATTGPPPG